One genomic window of Macaca mulatta isolate MMU2019108-1 chromosome 8, T2T-MMU8v2.0, whole genome shotgun sequence includes the following:
- the TCF24 gene encoding transcription factor 24, giving the protein MERDRPAGSPLSVSAEPAPLAAAIRDSSTGLTGPGPAGPGGGARSGSGRPAAANAARERTRVQTLRHAFLELQRTLPSVPPDTKLSKLDVLLLATTYIAHLTRSLQDDAEAAADPGLGSLRGDGYLHPVKKWPMRSRLYIGATGQFLKHSVSGEKTNNDNTPTDSQP; this is encoded by the exons ATGGAGCGCGACCGCCCCGCGGGCAGCCCTCTCAGCGTCAGCGCCGAGCCCGCGCCCCTGGCCGCCGCCATCCGCGACTCGAGTACCGGGCTGACCGGGCCGGGGCCGGCGGGCCCCGGGGGCGGTGCGCGTTCCGGGAGCGGGCGGCCGGCGGCGGCGAATGCAGCGCGGGAGCGCACCCGGGTGCAGACCCTGCGGCACGCCTTCCTGGAGCTTCAGCGCACGCTGCCGTCCGTGCCGCCCGACACCAAGCTGTCCAAATTGGACGTGCTGCTGCTGGCCACCACCTACATCGCGCACCTCACCCGCAGCCTGCAGGACGACGCCGAGGCGGCGGCGGACCCCGGGTTGGGCTCCCTGCGCGGCGATGGCTACCTGCACCCGGTCAAG AAATGGCCCATGCGATCAAGATTGTACATCGGTGCTACTGGTCAGTTTCTGAAGCATTCTGTTTCtggagaaaaaacaaataatgacaaCACTCCAACAGACTCACAGCCTTAG